One Glutamicibacter halophytocola DNA segment encodes these proteins:
- a CDS encoding Bug family tripartite tricarboxylate transporter substrate binding protein — protein sequence MKTRTFRRTLLSVSAAAVALSLTACGGNVGGSSSEGEFPNGPVTFNVGAAPGGSTDLIARALADGMADELGVAVPAVNKPGANGGLVTKEVAEMTPDGQNLVMLNASLFTITPLAVSDDEAMSIDDVDVLAGLSQDDYVMIASKKSGIKSFEDVAKSEKKLSFGTTGVGTGSQLAQEVILAQADAEGTTVPFDSGSPALTAVMGDQVQISTVQLGEAKPQIDAGTVVPLVVFSTERNDFLPDVPTATELGYDVPVSQFRAVGVPKGLDDSVKEKLTSAIEAATQTDAYKEFNKNNLLTPHEISGEEVVSEWTELAAKYKKLTEDEGISLVSGQ from the coding sequence ATGAAGACTCGCACTTTCCGCCGGACGCTGTTGTCCGTATCGGCAGCTGCCGTGGCCCTGTCCCTCACCGCCTGCGGCGGCAACGTTGGCGGCAGCTCCAGCGAAGGCGAATTCCCCAACGGACCGGTGACCTTTAATGTCGGTGCCGCCCCAGGCGGATCCACCGACCTCATTGCCCGCGCGCTGGCCGACGGAATGGCCGATGAGCTCGGCGTCGCAGTTCCGGCCGTGAACAAGCCCGGTGCCAATGGAGGCCTGGTCACCAAGGAAGTTGCCGAGATGACTCCGGACGGCCAGAACCTGGTCATGCTGAACGCCTCGCTGTTTACGATTACTCCACTGGCGGTTTCGGACGATGAAGCCATGAGCATTGACGATGTTGACGTGCTCGCCGGCCTCTCCCAGGACGATTACGTCATGATCGCCAGCAAGAAGTCCGGCATCAAATCCTTCGAGGACGTTGCCAAGAGCGAGAAGAAGCTGTCATTCGGCACCACCGGCGTAGGCACCGGCTCGCAGCTGGCACAGGAAGTCATCCTGGCCCAGGCCGATGCCGAGGGCACCACCGTTCCATTCGACTCGGGCTCGCCGGCCCTGACCGCGGTGATGGGCGACCAGGTCCAGATTTCCACCGTGCAGCTGGGCGAGGCCAAGCCGCAGATTGATGCCGGCACCGTGGTGCCGCTGGTGGTCTTCTCGACTGAGCGCAATGACTTCCTCCCGGACGTGCCAACCGCCACCGAACTCGGTTACGACGTTCCTGTCTCCCAGTTCCGCGCAGTCGGCGTGCCAAAGGGCCTGGATGATTCGGTCAAGGAGAAGCTGACCAGCGCCATCGAGGCTGCAACCCAGACCGACGCCTACAAGGAGTTCAACAAGAACAACTTGCTGACCCCGCATGAGATCTCGGGCGAGGAAGTCGTGTCCGAGTGGACCGAGCTGGCCGCGAAGTACAAGAAGCTGACCGAGGACGAGGGCATCTCCCTGGTGTCGGGCCAGTAG
- a CDS encoding LysR family transcriptional regulator, translating to MFTLDQARSFVAVAEELHFGRAAERLQITQPPLSRQIQKLERIVGVELLERDNRRVALTAAGEAFLSEARRLVIAAERAPESARRIASGQLGALRIGFTAATGFSMLGSLLEEIAVKMPNVHLELTELVTSEQVTALLDGDLDLGLARPPFDEKLFGSTLLLSEGLFVAVPSSHRLARLQRDLTAEDLADEPLIMHSPTKARYFYDLVVRQIEIEHKNVRHTVSQILTMISLVAAGRGIAFVPESAKVLGVQGVSYLRLISPTEHPVELHAIWNRESRNPALARMLQIINSDPLN from the coding sequence TTGTTTACCCTAGATCAGGCTCGCAGCTTTGTCGCTGTCGCCGAAGAGCTGCATTTCGGCCGGGCCGCCGAGCGCCTGCAGATAACCCAACCCCCGTTGAGCCGCCAGATCCAGAAGCTCGAACGGATCGTCGGCGTTGAACTGCTTGAGCGCGACAATCGCCGCGTCGCCCTCACCGCCGCTGGCGAAGCCTTCCTTTCCGAGGCCCGGCGGCTGGTCATTGCCGCCGAGCGGGCACCGGAGAGCGCCCGGCGCATTGCCAGCGGCCAGCTTGGCGCCCTGCGCATCGGCTTCACCGCTGCCACCGGCTTCTCGATGCTCGGCTCATTGCTGGAAGAAATCGCGGTCAAGATGCCCAACGTGCACCTGGAGTTGACCGAACTGGTCACCAGCGAACAGGTCACCGCCTTGCTCGATGGCGACCTGGACCTGGGCCTGGCCCGTCCGCCGTTCGACGAAAAGCTCTTCGGTTCCACCCTGCTGCTCTCCGAGGGGCTGTTTGTCGCGGTGCCCTCCAGCCACCGGCTGGCCCGGCTGCAGCGGGACCTGACCGCAGAGGACCTGGCCGATGAGCCGCTGATCATGCACTCGCCCACCAAGGCCCGCTACTTCTACGACCTGGTGGTCCGCCAGATCGAGATCGAGCACAAGAACGTGCGCCATACCGTCAGCCAGATCCTGACCATGATCTCGCTGGTTGCCGCAGGGCGCGGCATTGCCTTTGTGCCCGAAAGCGCCAAGGTGCTCGGCGTCCAGGGCGTGTCCTACCTGCGGCTGATCAGCCCGACGGAGCATCCCGTGGAGCTGCATGCCATCTGGAATCGCGAATCGCGCAACCCAGCCCTGGCGCGCATGCTGCAGATCATCAACTCCGATCCACTGAACTAG
- the kdgD gene encoding 5-dehydro-4-deoxyglucarate dehydratase, with amino-acid sequence MTKYTPAELANKLKDGLLSFPVTAFDADLQVDEAAYRKHLDWQSSFNVAGLFAAGGTGEGFSLTTEESKNVVRMAVEEAGDRVPVLASAGGSTRQAIEQAQNAEEVGAEGLLLLPPYLTENDQEGLYQHVSAIAKSTKVGIIVYNRANAIYSPDTVARLAENHENFIGFKDAIGDIEHNTRMYAKNGDRLFYLGGLPTAETFALPLLQLGMSTYSSAMYNFVPEFALDFYKDVRNLDRVAVNEKLNRFVLPYLDIRDRVKGYGVSIVKGGMKAIGRDCGSVRTPLQDMSEQDLADLSTLIKTAGIVPAGASL; translated from the coding sequence ATGACTAAGTACACCCCAGCTGAACTTGCCAACAAGCTCAAGGACGGACTGCTTTCTTTCCCAGTGACCGCGTTTGATGCAGACCTGCAGGTCGACGAGGCCGCTTACCGCAAGCACCTGGACTGGCAGTCGAGCTTCAACGTCGCCGGCCTCTTTGCAGCCGGCGGCACCGGCGAGGGCTTCTCGCTGACCACCGAGGAATCCAAGAACGTCGTGCGCATGGCCGTCGAGGAAGCCGGCGACCGCGTTCCTGTGCTGGCTTCGGCCGGCGGCTCGACCCGCCAGGCCATCGAGCAGGCGCAGAACGCCGAGGAAGTAGGCGCAGAGGGCCTGCTGCTCCTGCCTCCATACCTGACCGAAAATGACCAGGAGGGCCTGTACCAGCACGTTTCGGCCATCGCCAAGTCCACCAAGGTCGGCATCATCGTCTACAACCGCGCCAACGCCATCTACTCGCCGGACACCGTGGCGCGCCTGGCCGAGAACCACGAGAACTTCATCGGCTTCAAGGACGCCATCGGCGACATCGAGCACAACACCAGGATGTACGCCAAGAACGGCGACCGCCTGTTCTACCTGGGCGGCCTGCCCACCGCGGAAACCTTCGCCCTGCCGCTGCTGCAGCTGGGCATGAGCACCTACTCTTCGGCCATGTACAACTTCGTTCCAGAGTTCGCGCTGGACTTCTACAAGGACGTGCGCAACCTGGACCGCGTGGCAGTGAACGAGAAGCTCAACCGCTTCGTCCTTCCATACCTGGATATCCGCGACCGCGTGAAGGGCTACGGTGTGTCCATCGTCAAGGGCGGCATGAAGGCCATCGGCCGCGACTGCGGTTCGGTGCGCACCCCATTGCAGGACATGTCCGAGCAGGACCTGGCGGATCTGTCCACCCTCATCAAGACGGCAGGCATCGTTCCTGCCGGCGCCAGCCTGTAA